In Salvia miltiorrhiza cultivar Shanhuang (shh) chromosome 4, IMPLAD_Smil_shh, whole genome shotgun sequence, the DNA window CTCAAACGTGCAGCTAAATTCGCAGAAACGTTGCTCTCAAGATGTAGCTGCTGGCCAGATTGCAATCACTATGTTCATGTCGTTGGTGCTTGTGTTAGTTGGTTATGTAGTGGGAAAATTCACTTGATTAGATTTTATCAATTAAATAGGCAATTAGATCATGGATCCACAACCTCTTTTGTATATGCCATTGAACATTGACTGCATTTTCTATGAACTTTATTGCACGTCAATTGGTTGATTAGTAGACATTATTTGAACCAATTATGTTAAAGTATATTTCTGATATCAATGGAATATATGTTTCCACACGCAATTTTATTAGGTAATCTACTATATGATGAACATCGAGCCCTTGAGAAAATCCCAAAAAAGAGTGCAGATTTTGTTATTTGTTGGCACtttgttttcatatatttttgtttttagtttgCACTTTCTTTCAATAATGAACTTTCTTTGTAATttcttttcatatatttttgtcTGTAATTTGCACTTTCTTTCTAATTTAAGTTTTGCagtattaattaaaagaaacaTCCCCTTTGACGCCATTTTCACATAATGATTTCTAATTAGTTGGCATGCATATTGACATGACAAGGTTAGTAAATGCAAATTTATCTCCTGCAAATAAATTTAAGGGCCTGTCAAGGAAGCTGCAATTTTCCATCTCTCACGCCATAAAAAATCAGAGAACTTGAAGATGGCTGGTAAGAAATCTTCAGGCATAGCACCTCAGTTGTGGTTCTTGTATCCAGGAAAGTGGACACGGGCGATGGACGCCAGACTCATGCGCTACATCATTCGAAATGCCAGAGGGTGCAAGTATCAGCCACCACACAAATGTCGCCATGCACTTGAAGCTGCAAGGGATGAGGTCAATCGCTACTATGAAGTTGATTTTGACTTGGAAGCAATCATAGAGCGTGTTTCCTTTCTAGATGAACGATACATCACATATAGATCCTTGATTGACCATCAGGAAATGAAATATGATGTTGAGGAAAATCGCGTCGATGCTAGTGAtgacgtgtggaggagattgtTCAAGGTCAGAGAATTTTGCAATTTTCTGCattattgattatttatgcAATTTATTCACATACAATCAttgttttcatatttttttaaaggataAAATCTTCAACCAAGCCTATTTCTATGCTGGAGATCCTGAGTACTACAAGCTCTGCATTCTCGTTGGTGGTAATGTGAATAACTGGCTCGGACGCCCACCAGTGATGGCAAGCTACGGATCACCATCTGATTCACCAATGGAGCAATCTGGTCCTTTCTTCTTTTCATCTGACTCAGAGGAAGAGGTTACATCAAAAGATCCCAACCCTCACCAAACTACCACAAAAGATGCCGGGAAATCGCAGGTGTCTGCCGCTGCTCCGATTGAAGCTCATGGCCGTGTGGTAACTAGAGGAGAATGTGGGAGCTCCGTTGGTTCATATGCCCCTCACTGAAGGCGTATAATGGATGTGTTTATGTGTTAGTAAGCTTTTGATATGTCTGTAACTATGAACTCTGCTATGATGCCCTCATATGTTTTTAATTTCCATTATATGTTTTAAATGACTCCTACAAGCTCCCTGTTGTATGCAGAGGAGAATTTTACATATTGTAATATTGAGTCATTACTTTTTGAGAATGGAATATAAGTTAATGTTTATTTATGTCACACATCTCATCTCTTATTGGTCTGTCAAGTTATTCCATCAACTTAAATGCCATGCTGTAATATGACTATGTTCTTGCACCGCCATTTTGGGCATATTGCATATAAATCTGACTATCTTTTAAATGAAGCAACACCTACCATCAAATTGAAGCAATACTATTTGTTGCAAATTTAATGCCTGCGGTTGATAGTAAAGTTAATGCCCCAACCAAAAATGCCTATATATCACACCTTCCAGCAAGCAATTCAGACCAGAAAAGTGGGAAAAAATGAAGCTCTCAGAAATTCTAGACCAAACTTACTTCTTCTATGATCTCAAATGGAATGCCACCATGGATGCCAAGCTTCTGGACATTATGCTTGCGCACAAAGATGAGTGCTTCATGGCGCCAGTTCACAAGTCACCTCACGTGCATATTGAGGCATTAACGACTCTCAACAACTTGGGTAAGCCAGATAAGGAGTTGCATCTGATGGACGTCGAGGATCGCGCTGAGTTCCTCCATGGGCGTTTTCTGTGCTTCAAGACAATAATGAATACGCCAGGAGCACATTGGGATCAGCATACAAACTGCATTATTGCAGCCGAAAAAGTTTGGTTGAAGATGATAAAGGTAACATCTTTGTGCCTATTCTCTTCCTGTATCTTATTCATTATCACGTTACATGCAGGCTATGCAGCAACAATTGACATGTTTGTATGTGCTCTGTTAGGATAACAACTTTGCACAAGCCTACTACTACTCCGGTGAGCCGGAGCATCGGAAAATGTTCAATCTCTTTGGATCCGATGAAATCAAAACTGAACTATCACACACAGTCATCCTCATCAGTGATACTGTCCCGGAACAGGGGAAGACCATCGATTTGACTCAAGAAGTTTCTTCCGACGATGATGTTACCTCCCCATCTCTGGTTAATGTCAGGAAAATGCGCAAGAAACTCACTTTCGGTGACAATGATGCTGAATCAACTGCCCTAGGGTATGAGACTTCGCCATCCCGCTGTGAATGTCAGTGTCCGCAAAATAATACTCCACCAACGAAAGGTAAGAATGTTGAAGCAGGGGGCAGTTCTTGTGCATCATGTAGCCCTTTCAAATAGATCAAGCCGTGTGTTTTCAATCTCTTTTGATTTTGTAATAGCCATTTGCATATCATGGctctagtatatatatatatatatatatatatatatatatatatatatatatatatatatatatatatatgctctgTTTAGCTTAATGGCTTGTGAAGCCCCTAGGACTCTATTTGCGAAATGTGAAGCCCCTAGGTCTCAATCCTTTTGTATCTATCAAGTCACCTATGTGAATTATGAATTAGTGTTATCTTATGACTTATATAACTTCATTTTCGTAATCCATCAAACAATTGCAAGAGATGGATAATATAATGGCCACAACATCAAACGAAAAGGTAAATGCAAGTTATAATAATATGCATCATATATATACAAATCTGGAACTATCACACAGTAGTAACAGCCACACCATCAAACCAGCAAAATATGTTATCACTGCGCTCTATCAGGTATTTAGTAGTGTCATCAAGCTAATCTCAAAACAGCactatataatatattacaaaaacttaaacttaagagcATGCAGAATAACACAAAAGCTGAGATGCACTCCAAGCGACTCACTTGTCACCCATTTGAAGAAGCCTCAACACGTAGGGTGCCCTTGCATCATCCGGAAGGCTCATGAATATTTCAAGCCGTTCCACCTTGGATGCAAGAAGCTCTGCTGCATCGAACTTATCGTTCATCGAAAGTCCTGGCATCTCATAAGCCTCTTTCCTCGCCTTAGCCAAATCGAATTTGTAGCCAATCCTACTTGACATCATCTCCAGCCTTTGCCCGGTAGTGCGCATGATTTCACCAAGAAATGCATACACATCTTTGAGATCATCATCATTCTTGCGTTTCCTACTTCTTCCTCCAACTTTGCTATCAGCCTTCGAACTCTGACAAGTGCTATCACCAGCCTCAGTATCAACGTTTGTTTCATCCTGCTCATAGTTGATGTGACCCTCTGCTCGTGCCTCAGCAACATTGTTGTTGTGTATCATCTCATTGTATGCATCCATGACATCCTCAGCATGCTCGCCAGTAGCCCTATCCTTGCCGAACACTTCCTTCCATGTTTCAAACATAGGCCACGCCTTGTAACGCATCCCCTTTGTGTTTGAATCCTTCTGCTCAAACCAACAAGACGCCCAACAATTATAAGACAATACACAGTCAGTTATAAAGTATGTTACACACACATAGATAATTGATTAGAACCACAGTACCTTCATGATGGTGTCCCACTGATCATTGTCGCAGTCTATCATGAATGTACCATTCGAACTAAAGCCAACCCCAGTGATCTTCACCATCTCCACGAGAGAGTTATAGCTCTTCTTCCAGGCACTTATCTTTGAGTTAATGTGCGGCATTCCCTTTAGATCAGTGTCCGGAAAGGCCTTGGCCATTGCACATTCAAGCTTCGACTGATAACCTGCTCTGAATCCATTGTCAGCTTTCCAGTCATTCGCAACCAACTCCTTGAGAGAGGCCAGGAGTACTTCCTCTTCCTTATAAGTCCAGCTGCGCCTTGTTTTCTCAAATTTGTTTGCACGCTAGCGGGAAATGTCGCTACTCTCTGCTTCTCCGTTTCCTTGTGAAAAAAAGGTTTGGTAACATATGATTcgcaaaatataaacaaaatcaCAAGTGATAGAGTCCAAAATAAAACACCAATTCAAAACCATAGAAATACAAGTTCATTGCAGCAACAATACTCAATGGATTTTTTTTAGGTACAATTCCAAATTAAAAAACCTATGAACTCTGGATTTGAAGAGTGATAACACAATCGAATGCAATAACGAACTTAAATGAACCGAAAAGAGAGTTAGAACTCACCCAGATGCATTGGATTCATTGCGTCGGCTGGATGATTCTACCCAAAGCAAATGGAACTATTCTTCGTTTTCCCTCCTTGCCTTTGTGGTTTCCCGCTCAATAGCTAATGAATGGGATCCGTCAATTTTCCCCCCTAAAATAGGCCCAAGGCAAATTTTGACATTTCGGTCATTGTGGGGAAATTGCAGGGTTAAAAATGTAATGTCACTACATAAGCTCAATTTTATATGAATACACCAAACACATTTTGCTTATAGTCATGTGTTCATATGGTGCCCACCAAACACACACCACTTGAAACAAAAACAGCATAAACTCTGTTATTAAAATGAAGATAATTTATAATGCATTAACTCATGGAGGCTACCATACGCGCCCTTATTTATCTCTCCTTCAAATACACAACTCAACCTTatcttatttctattttattaatgacATTCACATGACCtagttattttttaattttataaaaattaaaaattatatactataATTAAATGACACACAATAAAAAGAATGCCACCTGGCGATACCATTCTTATGACATTGGGTTGGCTAGCCACCCAAAGTCACACAAAATTatatgtttttgatttattttgtaattataagtTTTTGTCTTTTCCCATGACTTTGGTGAAAAAGTCATCAATGAGAGTAGTCTAACTAAGACTTCAATTATCAACGACCTAACTCACAAAGGTTGACCCGCCACGTTCGTAagtggaattaaaaaaaagaaaatgggaTTGAATCAACATAATCGACCGACCACGGTCTCATAGGAACCAAATTCAAACTTGTGGTCTCCTTGCTTTTTTGGATAAAGTTTTGATGATGTGTCACTATTTTATTGGTTGGATgtttttaatttagatattaagataaaattttaatatctattatatatatatatatatatatattgaaatttataattttagtttCTCTATAAATAAACCTCATTTGTTATATTTATACATACACTaactttttttccatttttcgcAATGGATcctagaatttttttttcagaattCTCAAAATTTCTCAAACTTCCAAGATTATTATCCTAATCTTGATAATATTGATAGCGAAGTTTTTGGATCTTGTTCAAACCCTCAATTTTCATATAATCTCACTCATGAAAATTCCACTCAAGAAAATGTCCACCCCACAAACACTTTCAGTGGTCCGAAAGGTTGGAATGATCAAGAAGATTTGACGCACATGATGTTTGGTGTAATTGTAGCTCGAATGCAATTGTTGGCACTAATCAAAATAGTTCCACTTTATGGAAACACACATTTGGGAAATGTATGAAGAATCTCGAGCTGACAACTCGCGGTTAATGGGAGAGAAAAAAACCATGGAGTCATTGAGAAATCGTTACAAGAGGTTGAATGTGAATGTAACCAAGTGAGTGAGTACATATGCTTTGTACATATGCAGAAGCATATGCTCGAAAAAGTAGCGGCATGTCTGATGCAGATGTTGAGAAAGAAGCTCAATTTTTTATGGAAAAACTAAATTTACGCACCATGAGGTTTTTGAAAAAGTCATGCGTCATCATCCGAAGTGGGAATTGAAGTTGGGCAGTGAGCGTACGTGTGAGCGTGCAGTTAATGATGAAGATGATGTTGAAGAAGATCGTGGCAGttcaaaaaaatcaagaacCACCGAGGAAGATGAGAATTCAAACAACTCCACCTCTGAAACTCCTGTAAGTGAAACTTCAACAATATGCCGTCCTGCTGGTAGAGATAAAGCAAAAgcaaacagaaaagaaaaagctAAAATGTCACAACAGTCGGTTATTTCTGAGGATTTTACTACAAAACTTAAAGCTATGAGGATCGCACATTAGAAGGAAACTGATGCAATTAACAGAATGAGATATATTAGGATGCAATCCACTTTGATGATGTGAAAATGAAATGTGCTTAACACATTGTTgggtaaaaataatttatctcCTCAAGAAGAGTCTATGAAAAATTGACTTATGGCGGAATTATTTCCATAATTCTGTTTacatttatgtttattttagttTTCGTAAATCTATTGTGTGATGTCATTCCATGTAATTTCATCTTCAGTAAGTTAAATTTATGTAGTTTCATTTTc includes these proteins:
- the LOC131021399 gene encoding uncharacterized protein LOC131021399, with product MKLSEILDQTYFFYDLKWNATMDAKLLDIMLAHKDECFMAPVHKSPHVHIEALTTLNNLGKPDKELHLMDVEDRAEFLHGRFLCFKTIMNTPGAHWDQHTNCIIAAEKVWLKMIKDNNFAQAYYYSGEPEHRKMFNLFGSDEIKTELSHTVILISDTVPEQGKTIDLTQEVSSDDDVTSPSLVNVRKMRKKLTFGDNDAESTALGYETSPSRCECQCPQNNTPPTKGKNVEAGGSSCASCSPFK